The following are from one region of the Corylus avellana chromosome ca1, CavTom2PMs-1.0 genome:
- the LOC132167498 gene encoding inactive protein RESTRICTED TEV MOVEMENT 2-like — MAMRQRSGGVTATLPRQSALSTHEDFEPKSERKEEAAATVIVIHLPGFVKERVQITFVQTPRILRVNGERPLADNNRWSRFNQAFPVPENCDVDKIEARFHQGSLTITMPKKGIRPAEVAKTIQNPTSTPNSGADQPKRQEVAEEIPPPKPTSAKTEPQRAPSPPKPVAEPKLQKDLEEIFRKPTFVTTTQKVPSPPKFAAEPNPQKPTSTSGVEKQRDEKIAQSQSLAKAFTELKGAGDIPSTSTSIDERQRVAWSPQAQKGQDPTPPKAASTTTDTQKQNDIDQKSIEKKDTLVKGNGKDKETNEFEKVVERNMAKGKQTVEKIAESVMAEKAIIKNILEKGKEKKKGSAETGITEKMKNLANKKLNKEEKQSLINVGAAVLVIVALGVGVYASYRYSSSGKAEKS, encoded by the exons ATGGCTATGAGGCAAAGATCTGGAGGAGTTACTGCTACCCTTCCACGACAATCTGCCCTTTCTACACATGAGGATTTCGAGCCAAAGTCAGAGCGGAAGGAAGAAGCAGCAGCTACTGTTATAGTTATTCATCTTCCAg GGTTTGTGAAGGAGAGAGTACAAATCACATTTGTGCAAACCCCTCGTATCTTAAGAGTTAATGGAGAGCGACCACTTGCAGACAATAATAGATGGAGCCGTTTCAACCAAGCTTTTCCAGTTCCAGAAAATTGTGACGTTGATAAAATTGAAGCCAGGTTTCATCAGGGAAGTCTCACAATCACCATGCCCAAGAAGGGCATTCGTCCAGCTGAAGTAGCTAAAACAATCCAAAACCCTACAAGCACTCCAAATTCTGGAGCAGATCAGCCAAAGCGTCAAGAAGTTGCAGAGGAGATTCCTCCTCCTAAGCCTACTTCAGCTAAAACAGAGCCCCAAAGAGCTCCAAGTCCTCCGAAGCCTGTTGCGGAGCCAAAGCTtcaaaag gatttagaggaaatttttcGTAAGCCTACTTTTGTGACAACAACTCAAAAAGTTCCGAGCCCTCCGAAGTTTGCGGCGGAGCCAAACCCTCAAAAGCCTACTTCAACTTCCGGGGTTGAAAAACAAAGGGATGAGAAGATAGCCCAGTCTCAAAGCCTTGCGAAAGCTTTTACCGAGCTAAAG GGTGCGGGAGACATTCCATCAACTTCAACTTCCATAGATGAAAGACAAAGGGTTGCTTGGAGCCCTCAAGCACAAAAGGGTCAAGATCCAACTCCTCCAAAAGCTGCTTCAACAACAACAGATACACAAAAGCAAAATGACATTGATCAAAAGTCCATCGAAAAGAAGGATACATTGGTTAAGGGAAATGGGAAGgataaagaaacaaatgaaTTTGAGAAAGTTGTGGAAAGGAATATGGCCAAGGGAAAGCAAACTGTAGAGAAAATTGCAGAGTCTGTAATGGCAGAAAAGGCTATCATAAAGAATATTTTAGAGAAgggaaaggagaagaaaaagggaTCTGCAGAAACAGGAATAACGGAGAAAATGAAGAATCTAGCAAACAAGAAGCTgaataaagaagaaaagcagaGTCTGATAAATGTTGGAGCAGCAGTTCTTGTGATTGTGGCACTTGGGGTTGGAGTTTATGCATCCTACCGCTATAGCTCCTCTGGAAAAGCTGAAAAATCGTAA